Below is a window of Petrotoga sp. 9PWA.NaAc.5.4 DNA.
GCCGTTTGTTAGACCTATAGCTAATATTACTCCACCTACAGCACTCCTTTCTATACCCATAGCAAAAGCAACTCTATCTGCATACAACAAATACATCATACCTAAAACACCTGCGGTGTTCGTCAATGTACCTAAAGCAGCACTCACACCTACAGAAATAGTGTCGCTTAATTTTGAAATTTTATCCTTTTTATTATTCCGAGAAAAAAATGTCAACACAAGTTTATAGGAGTAATAAGAAACAAGCCCAATCAATATTCTTGGTAAAACTGAAACTAAAGGATTTACAAATGCAAAAGATAAGATGTTTGGCCTTAATAAAGCTTGAATAATACTTGAAATCCCAAAAATCAAACCTATTACTACTCCAGCGATAGGTCCTTCTAAAATTGCTCCAATAATTACAGGAATATGCATAGTTGTAGCATTAGCTGGAGGTATAGGAATAAATCCTAAAGGCGTGAACCCCAAAACAAAAGAGATAGCTGACAATAAAGAAATTGTGACTAATCTTTTAGTTTTCGTATGCATTTCTTCCTCCATTTTTAAAAGATTTTTCGTTATTATTTTCATTATTATTCAACGAATTGATTATATCACAATTTTTTTCACGATTAGTAAAAATTTGCTTGATCCATCATTTTAAGTATTTATCGAACCATTGAGTAATTTCTTTTAGTCTTATTATTCTATGTTTTGGTTTACCGCTTCTGCTTAATTCATGATTTTCGTCTCTAAACATAACAAGTCTAGATTCAACTCCGTTATATTTAAGAGAAGTGAACATCTGTAAGCCTTCTGCTAACCAACATCTGTAATCTTCTTCAGAGTGAATAAACAAGGTTGGTGTTTTAACTCTATCAGCATATTTCATTGGTGAATGGAACCAAAGTTTTTCGTAATCACTCCAAGGAGTAGCAGCTTGTTGATCTTCAACAAAATAATAACCTATATCTGTAGTTCCAAATTTAGAAATCCAATTGGCTATGCTTCTTTGAGAAACTGCAGCTTTAAATCTATTTGTATGACCAATTATCCAATTAGTCATGTATCCACCGTATGAACCTCCTGTCACACCTATTCTCTCTTTATCGATATAGCTGTTATCTTGTAACACTTTATCAACAAAATCCATAATATCTTCATAATCTATTGTTCCATACTTTCCTCTAATATCAGCGAATTCGTTTCCTCTTCCATCACTTCCTCTGGGGTTACAAAAGATTACTACATATCCCTCATTTGCCCAATACTGCATCTCATGAAAGAACACTTCTCCTGAATAGACAGTTTTAGGACCACCATGAATATCTAAAATAGCCGGATATTTTTTTCTATTATCAAAATCGATAGGCTTCATTATCCAACCTTCTATTTCAACATCATTTTTTACAACCATTATTCTTTCAGTTTTAGAAATAGTTTTTTCTTTGATTACCCATTCGTTAAATTCTGTGATTTGATGTTCTTGCCCATTTGTTAATTCATACAATTCTTGCAACTTTAAATTTCTCATACCAACAAAAATAATTTTGTCACTATATACATCAAATCCATCGACTGAACCTTCTTCTGTTGTTAACTTTTCTTTATTTCCACTTTCATTTATTCTGTTGATAAATGAATTTCCATACTCGGTAGTTTCAAAGTAAAAATAATCTCCATCAACCTTGAACTCACTATTGGAACCGTATCTACAATCAGAGCCCACAGAACTCCATGTGCTATAATCGAAATCTGTTTGAATTTGTTTAACTTCTTTTGTTTCATCATTCATTAAATAAAATTTAGGATTTTCATTTATTCCATATTTTTTCATATCTGATCCTAAAAATATAATTTTATCTCTGAAAAAATCAGCGTAATCATAGCTAAAAGGATCTTGATGAGTCAGTTTTTCTAATTTTTCTTTTTCTAAATCATACAAGAATAGATCGGATTTTATTTCCATTTTATCTTTGAATGTATTTGAAATGAAAAGGATTTTGTTTTTATTCTTATTAATTTTAAACATATTAACATCAGTTAATTCATCAGTTATTGGAGATAGTTTATTATCTTTTGTTGAAAATATATACAACCTATTTCTTTTTTTG
It encodes the following:
- a CDS encoding ECF transporter S component, which codes for MHTKTKRLVTISLLSAISFVLGFTPLGFIPIPPANATTMHIPVIIGAILEGPIAGVVIGLIFGISSIIQALLRPNILSFAFVNPLVSVLPRILIGLVSYYSYKLVLTFFSRNNKKDKISKLSDTISVGVSAALGTLTNTAGVLGMMYLLYADRVAFAMGIERSAVGGVILAIGLTNGIPEIIVAVLITIGVIRAVKRAGY
- a CDS encoding S9 family peptidase → MEKLVLDDFTKYKFLSSTKFSPDGKKLAFVVHQMDVDENEYLSNIWLYDLQNKKMNKLTTFNQESSFVWLDEDNIVFSTIRDEKDKKRKEKGEPFTIYYKININGGEAEKFFEVPLFVNKVEPISEEKFVLTAIYDPKYRDLENLTKEEKEKKLEELKEEKDYEILDEIPFWSNGSGFTNKKRNRLYIFSTKDNKLSPITDELTDVNMFKINKNKNKILFISNTFKDKMEIKSDLFLYDLEKEKLEKLTHQDPFSYDYADFFRDKIIFLGSDMKKYGINENPKFYLMNDETKEVKQIQTDFDYSTWSSVGSDCRYGSNSEFKVDGDYFYFETTEYGNSFINRINESGNKEKLTTEEGSVDGFDVYSDKIIFVGMRNLKLQELYELTNGQEHQITEFNEWVIKEKTISKTERIMVVKNDVEIEGWIMKPIDFDNRKKYPAILDIHGGPKTVYSGEVFFHEMQYWANEGYVVIFCNPRGSDGRGNEFADIRGKYGTIDYEDIMDFVDKVLQDNSYIDKERIGVTGGSYGGYMTNWIIGHTNRFKAAVSQRSIANWISKFGTTDIGYYFVEDQQAATPWSDYEKLWFHSPMKYADRVKTPTLFIHSEEDYRCWLAEGLQMFTSLKYNGVESRLVMFRDENHELSRSGKPKHRIIRLKEITQWFDKYLK